The following are from one region of the Pectobacterium actinidiae genome:
- a CDS encoding amino acid ABC transporter permease has protein sequence MLQRPTVKGDLSLTNPAVRAWLYQIVVVIAVLAVAAYLLHNTVTNLAQRGITSGFDFLNKSAGFGIVQHLIDYQQGDTYARVFLVGLFNTLLVSALCIVFASILGFTVGLARLSDNWLLRKISTIYIEIFRNIPPLLQIFFWYFAVLRNLPGPRQSISAFDVAFLSNRGFYLPSPELGPGTAAFFLSLLITVVVTWIVFRRNRRYHALTGQPRRTWPLALGLLLVLCALSHLIFGSAFHWDVPELKGFNFRGGMVLIPELAALTVALSVYTSSFIAEIIRSGIQSVSHGQHEAARSLGLPNPVTLRKVILPQALRVIIPPLTSQYLNIVKNSSLAAAIGYPDMVSLFAGTVLNQTGQAIETIAITMSVYLIISLLISLLMNLYNRKIALVER, from the coding sequence ATGCTACAACGCCCAACCGTAAAAGGTGATTTATCACTGACGAATCCAGCGGTGCGCGCCTGGCTGTATCAAATTGTCGTTGTTATCGCGGTATTAGCTGTCGCAGCCTACCTGTTGCACAACACTGTGACCAATCTGGCACAGAGGGGCATCACCTCTGGCTTCGATTTCCTGAATAAAAGCGCTGGCTTTGGCATCGTCCAGCACCTGATTGACTATCAACAAGGTGACACCTACGCTCGCGTTTTTCTTGTCGGATTATTCAACACACTGCTGGTTTCGGCATTGTGCATCGTGTTTGCGTCGATTCTCGGCTTTACCGTTGGCCTTGCCCGGCTATCCGACAACTGGCTATTACGGAAAATATCCACTATTTACATCGAGATATTCCGTAACATTCCGCCGTTATTGCAGATCTTCTTCTGGTACTTTGCCGTATTGCGCAACCTGCCGGGCCCACGCCAGTCAATTAGCGCGTTTGATGTCGCCTTCCTCAGCAATCGGGGCTTTTATCTTCCCTCTCCTGAATTGGGGCCGGGCACGGCTGCATTTTTCCTTTCTCTGCTGATCACGGTCGTAGTCACATGGATCGTCTTTCGGCGCAATCGGCGCTATCACGCATTAACCGGCCAGCCACGCAGAACCTGGCCGCTGGCGTTAGGCCTGTTACTTGTGCTGTGCGCGCTCAGTCATTTGATTTTCGGCTCTGCTTTTCACTGGGATGTGCCGGAATTAAAAGGGTTCAACTTCCGTGGCGGTATGGTATTGATCCCTGAGCTCGCCGCATTGACTGTCGCCCTTTCGGTCTACACCTCATCGTTTATCGCCGAGATCATTCGTTCAGGCATCCAATCGGTTTCCCATGGCCAACACGAGGCGGCTCGCTCTCTCGGATTACCGAATCCTGTTACGCTGCGCAAAGTGATCCTCCCACAGGCGTTGCGCGTCATCATTCCGCCACTGACCAGCCAGTATCTCAATATCGTGAAGAATTCATCATTGGCTGCTGCAATTGGCTACCCCGATATGGTGTCTTTGTTCGCGGGAACGGTGTTGAATCAGACCGGTCAGGCCATCGAAACCATCGCGATTACCATGTCGGTCTACCTCATTATCAGTCTGCTGATCTCACTGCTGATGAATCTGTATAACCGCAAGATCGCATTAGTCGAACGCTAA